The genomic interval GCGAACATACTTTTCACAAGGAATTATATAATCTGAATATTGAGGGTAGCAGCTGGGAGGACAATCCGGCTGCCTACGAGGAACAATATCGTTTACTGGAAGATGCCATTTCCCAGCTTTCTCCCAAGAAACAGAAGATTGTCACTTTATGTAAATTAGAAGGCAAAACATACGATGAAGTAGCAGAAGAACTGAAAATTTCAAGGAATACTGTTAAAGAACATTTATCTATCGCGATGACGCGGATCAATGAATATGTACAGAAGAATAAAGAACACAAATATGTACTGTTGCTCCTGCTGTTCATGAGAAATTAGTTCGTAAACCATAATGGACTGTCATTGAAGGAGAATGTAAATGCCATCATACCAATGGCAGGGCCGTTATATAATTAATATATATGGAGAGACCAACCAGGCTGCAGAAAGACACATTATAAATAAGAATATGTAACATTTCTCGTAAACGCACCCACCCACATCCTGTGGGTCGCCGTATTTAGGTTAAATAATCATCAAAATAGTGCAGAACAGGAAGGAATACCTCAAGCAACTGTTGCATCAAAAGGAGTGGAAACAGGAAGACCGGGATTGGCTGCTGCAATATTTGAATGAAAACGATCTTACAGACCTGCAGGAAGTTGCAGCTGAGGCATATAATGCCGACCTGCTCAACACAGATCCTGTACTGGAAAGAGAACACTCAGCGCGTATACTGGAAAAGATCCATCAACGCATCGGCACCGGCGGGCAACCTGCGGCAGTTGTAAGAAGGATCGGCTTCAGTCGCTGGAAAGTGGCCGTTGCTGCCATCATTATCCTGGTAGCAGGGGCAGGCGTCCTGAGCCTGCTCAGAAAACCCGTAAAGCAGCTGCTGGTTACATCGGGGATGCAACGCAGGACGGTAACACTGCCTGATGGTTCGATAGCCTACCTGGAGCCGGGAACTACCTTAAAGTATACCGGCAACTATGGCCGGAAAGAACGTAATGTAACGCTTACAGGAGAAGCGCTGTTCAAAGTACAAAAAGATGATAAACACCCTTTTATTGTTGCTTCATCGCTGATCAGCACTAAGGTACTGGGTACTTCCTTTAACATGGAAGCAAGGAACGTAACAGAGGCAAGAGTGGTAGTACTGACAGGAATGGTTCAGGTTGAAGCAAAAGGAGAAGAAAATCAGGAGGATAAAGAGGTGATCCTCACAGCCAACAAAGGAGCGGTATATAACAGTAACACGCATTTGCT from Chitinophaga filiformis carries:
- a CDS encoding FecR family protein, producing the protein MQNRKEYLKQLLHQKEWKQEDRDWLLQYLNENDLTDLQEVAAEAYNADLLNTDPVLEREHSARILEKIHQRIGTGGQPAAVVRRIGFSRWKVAVAAIIILVAGAGVLSLLRKPVKQLLVTSGMQRRTVTLPDGSIAYLEPGTTLKYTGNYGRKERNVTLTGEALFKVQKDDKHPFIVASSLISTKVLGTSFNMEARNVTEARVVVLTGMVQVEAKGEENQEDKEVILTANKGAVYNSNTHLLEMSDATDDARFYSQKQQGRFIYDGEEVIKVVNDLQRYYNTEIKVDGRIQHCAFYGDVNIVDDLEKALDLIAVSLNAKINKDRNGNGYVIAGGNCH
- a CDS encoding RNA polymerase sigma factor, encoding MNTQDAELVVRLIEDDVSAFDALYWKYHQAVYRNIFKFVKEPIATEDILQEVYARLWEKRKDINAGQSVAGWLFVISFNLSVDYVRKKLREHTFHKELYNLNIEGSSWEDNPAAYEEQYRLLEDAISQLSPKKQKIVTLCKLEGKTYDEVAEELKISRNTVKEHLSIAMTRINEYVQKNKEHKYVLLLLLFMRN